The window GCTTATGTTCATCACGCTTTCGAGCGTCCCCCCCCGCTCCAGAAGCCGCGTCAGTTCGGCGTCAAGCTCGTCCTGCTGCGGCGGAGGCGCAAAAAAGTCCGCAGTCAGCACATTGTCCAGAATCGAGGTGTTGCAACTAAGGTAATCGGCCAGCCGGGGCGCCTTGCCGATGATTTCCGCAATCAGGTCAAGGAGGTGGGGATTGGAATACAGCATCGAGAAAAGCTGAACGCCGGACGGCAACCGGGAAAGAAATTCATCAAACTTGAGGAACGAGGCGTCGGGATTGGGCGTCCCGGCCAAGGCCTTCAACAGCAGGGGCATAAGTTCGGTCAAAATTCCCCGCGTACGGGTGGAACGGGTGGAGCGGTAGCGTCCGTGGTGCCACTTGCGCACGGTCTCATCGACCATGCCGGCGTCAACGTATCCCAGCCGTTTCAGGGTTTTCAAGGTCTCCGGGTCAGATTCGCCGCCGGTAAAGACAAGATTGCCGCCGACGACGCCCTCGGCGCCGAGGGATGGATGTTCGTCAAACAAATCGGCGTAATTGGACTCTACATTGCCGAGGTGCGTCAACAGTTCGGAGGCGAAATCGTCCGTTCCGCCGTAACCCAAAAAAACGGCAAGCTCCCTGATTGCCTCATCATCCTCCGGCAAGGAGTGAGTCTGTTCGTCATTGATCATCTGTAGACGGTGTTCAACCGTGCGCAAAAACCGGTAGGCCCGGATCATTTCTTCGCCGACCTTGGCCGAGATATGGCCCATGTCGGCCAACACGCCGAGGGTTTTGACGGTAGAGGCGTCGCGCAATCCGGGTTGGCGTCCGCCCCAGATCAATTGCTGGGTCTGGGCGAAGAATTCGATCTCGCGGATTCCGCCATGGCCCAGCTTGACATTATGCCCGGCCAACCTGACCTCCTTAAGGTGGCGTTGGGCGTTGATCTGGCGCTTGATGGAATGAATGTCCTGGATGGTGGCGAAGTCCAGATTCTTCCTCCAGATAAACGGCTCCAGCCATTTTATAAAGTCGGCCCCGGCCTCGCGGTCGCCGGCGACGGCGCGGGCCTTGATCATGGCGGCGCGCTCCCAGTTCTGGCCCAGGGTTTCGTAATAGATTTCGGCGGCGGGAAGGGAAACCGCCACCGGCGTGGCGCCGGGGTCGGGGCGCAGCCTCAGGTCGGTACGGAAAACATAACCGTCGGCGGTCCTTTCATCCAATAAACGCATGATGTTGCGGGTCAGCCGCACGATATGGGTTTGCATTTTGTCAGGCGCCGCACAGCGCACCTTTTCGGGGTCGTAAAACACGATCAAATCAATGTCGCTGGAGTAGTTAAGCTCCCGCGCTCCGAGTTTTCCCATGGCGATGATGATCAGGCCGGAATCCTTTTCGGGATCATCCTCGTCGGCAAGGGTGAGGACGCCGCTTTTTGCGGCGTCGCGCAACATCGCGGCGGCGGCGCAGCCGATAGCCGCCTCGGCAAAGTCGGAAAGAAGCGCCGTGACCTTCTCAAGAGGCCAAACACAGGCAATGTCGGCAACCGCCGCCGTCAGCGCAATCCGTCGTTTGGCGATGCGCAGAATGGTCGCCAGTTGATGATCGCCAGGTCCCGTCTTGTGAATCTTCCCTAACTCCTCCATAACCGTGGAGAAGACGATATCCGGTCCTTCCTCCAGTAGCCGGAGCGTGAAAGCAGGATCGGATAAGGCGCATTGGGTAAGGAACGGGCTATTGCCGAAAATCGCTTCCAGCAG is drawn from Rhodospirillales bacterium RIFCSPLOWO2_02_FULL_58_16 and contains these coding sequences:
- a CDS encoding glutamine-synthetase adenylyltransferase, with translation MQHNNFASEPRNLPDASNCERAALGFGHWREALETTGLKADNGDFRRLLEAIFGNSPFLTQCALSDPAFTLRLLEEGPDIVFSTVMEELGKIHKTGPGDHQLATILRIAKRRIALTAAVADIACVWPLEKVTALLSDFAEAAIGCAAAAMLRDAAKSGVLTLADEDDPEKDSGLIIIAMGKLGARELNYSSDIDLIVFYDPEKVRCAAPDKMQTHIVRLTRNIMRLLDERTADGYVFRTDLRLRPDPGATPVAVSLPAAEIYYETLGQNWERAAMIKARAVAGDREAGADFIKWLEPFIWRKNLDFATIQDIHSIKRQINAQRHLKEVRLAGHNVKLGHGGIREIEFFAQTQQLIWGGRQPGLRDASTVKTLGVLADMGHISAKVGEEMIRAYRFLRTVEHRLQMINDEQTHSLPEDDEAIRELAVFLGYGGTDDFASELLTHLGNVESNYADLFDEHPSLGAEGVVGGNLVFTGGESDPETLKTLKRLGYVDAGMVDETVRKWHHGRYRSTRSTRTRGILTELMPLLLKALAGTPNPDASFLKFDEFLSRLPSGVQLFSMLYSNPHLLDLIAEIIGKAPRLADYLSCNTSILDNVLTADFFAPPPQQDELDAELTRLLERGGTLESVMNISRSWANDRKFQVGVQSLRGHITPRSAGRALSNIAECALSRLLPRVEEEFAVRHGRFPGSGLVIVAMGKLGGGEMTPVSDLDLILIYKTENDDEVSDGPRPLSPSQYFARFCQRLISAVTAQTAEGRLYEVDMRLRPSGKAGPIASGFKSFEQYQRESAWTWEHMALTRARAFAGPPALREKVEATIRDVLTAPRDADKLRRDVAEMRLRMDGEFHTGFIWDVKHLRGGLVDIEFIAQYLQLRHAHDHPEILSANTKTALERLHAAGFLDDKTAKALIDALDLWQMLQLMLRLTIAGHLDKEPPEALLEHLAKLTGCAGGGALRKKIIDSARQVHDLFNEIVSSSP